From Methanobacterium congolense, one genomic window encodes:
- the cas5b gene encoding type I-B CRISPR-associated protein Cas5b, with product MENKALVFDIWGDYAHFRKIETTTSPLTYSIPTGTAVAGLIAAMLGWQRDSYYDTLSRDNFEFSIRILEPIKKVRMNINLIKTDEGFYLWDIKGTPRSPTPYEFIKNPSYRIYIHLKEANTYKTLKYYLENHKTIFTPYLGISELIANFSFVGEYDINPKELERAEVHTVLKKDDYKIYVGNLEEGMRWSRENMPLYMNSDRCVTEYSEVLLEQTGKPLMIENGLFYEIGEDNVVFL from the coding sequence ATGGAAAATAAAGCATTGGTATTTGATATATGGGGGGATTATGCACATTTTCGTAAAATTGAAACCACCACTTCTCCTCTCACATATTCAATTCCAACAGGGACTGCTGTTGCTGGATTAATCGCAGCAATGTTAGGTTGGCAAAGAGATTCTTATTATGATACTCTTTCTAGGGATAATTTTGAATTTTCTATTAGGATATTAGAACCTATAAAAAAAGTTCGGATGAATATTAATTTGATAAAAACAGATGAAGGATTTTACCTATGGGATATTAAGGGGACTCCAAGATCCCCTACTCCCTATGAGTTTATAAAAAATCCATCTTATAGAATTTACATCCATTTAAAAGAAGCGAACACATATAAAACGTTGAAATATTATCTTGAAAATCATAAAACAATCTTTACTCCCTATTTAGGTATTAGTGAACTCATTGCTAACTTCAGTTTTGTTGGTGAATATGATATAAATCCTAAAGAGTTAGAAAGAGCTGAAGTACATACTGTATTAAAAAAGGATGATTACAAAATTTATGTTGGTAATTTAGAAGAAGGAATGAGGTGGTCACGAGAGAACATGCCATTATATATGAATTCAGATCGTTGCGTAACTGAATATTCAGAAGTTCTTCTTGAACAGACTGGAAAACCTCTTATGATTGAAAATGGATTATTCTATGAAATTGGTGAAGATAATGTTGTTTTCCTGTGA
- the cas7b gene encoding type I-B CRISPR-associated protein Cas7/Csh2, with amino-acid sequence MSDVVKNRSEIIFLYDIENANPNGDPMDENKPRIDEETEKNIVTDVRLKRTIRDFLYKFLDEEIFIVEEINKDGTQKTRENRLEELKISSKEDGVKLLENYVDLRLFGATIAVKNMPLTWIGPVQFKFGKSLHKVEPKTIKGTSVMPSKENVTRGTFIETQILPYSLISFYGIINENAAKKTGLTELDVDLMMNGLWNGTKNIITRSKIGQMPRLLLRVVYKEDNFHIGDLDKGIKLTFNENIEEKALRNISEVKLDISGLIDKIELNKDKIERIDFKINDLETTPTLKDSFEGIKLKELMF; translated from the coding sequence ATGAGTGATGTTGTGAAAAATAGATCAGAAATAATTTTTTTATACGATATTGAGAATGCAAATCCAAATGGAGATCCAATGGATGAAAACAAGCCTAGGATAGATGAAGAAACTGAAAAGAATATTGTTACTGATGTAAGGCTCAAAAGAACCATCCGCGATTTTTTATACAAATTTTTAGATGAAGAAATTTTCATAGTAGAAGAAATTAATAAAGATGGAACCCAAAAAACCAGAGAAAATAGACTTGAAGAACTTAAAATAAGTTCTAAAGAAGATGGAGTTAAATTACTTGAAAATTATGTCGATTTAAGGTTATTTGGTGCAACAATTGCAGTTAAAAATATGCCATTGACATGGATAGGTCCTGTTCAATTTAAATTTGGTAAGTCACTCCATAAAGTAGAACCAAAAACCATTAAAGGAACTAGTGTAATGCCTTCAAAGGAGAATGTAACTAGAGGAACTTTTATTGAAACTCAAATCCTCCCATATTCATTAATTTCATTTTATGGAATAATAAATGAAAATGCAGCCAAAAAAACCGGTTTAACAGAACTGGATGTTGATTTAATGATGAATGGGCTTTGGAATGGAACAAAGAATATCATCACACGATCTAAAATTGGCCAAATGCCTAGACTGTTATTAAGGGTGGTTTATAAAGAAGATAATTTCCATATTGGAGACTTGGATAAGGGAATAAAACTCACATTCAATGAGAATATTGAAGAAAAAGCTTTAAGAAATATATCTGAGGTTAAATTAGATATCTCGGGTTTAATAGATAAAATTGAGTTAAATAAGGATAAAATTGAAAGGATTGACTTTAAAATCAATGATTTAGAAACAACTCCTACATTAAAAGATTCGTTTGAAGGAATCAAACTGAAAGAATTAATGTTTTAA
- a CDS encoding TIGR02556 family CRISPR-associated protein: MLKAVKDLGEYVIKKEKLSSEEIFSQKTKLANTQTVLCVVFEIKGNDLRYFNVHTEEYEPAKSNKYLYRIFNHRRYDLTPTAKINAIEKVKKRWDLWFGEYSQKYSYDPLISSLRKEFEENKGIIFEDVSKEFNELPKEQKRNAILTLKIKENSNEKYVGDFAIFKNIFREEARKKFFTRKYGKEIESRGIGECNLCKSQGEVYGFSSPFSVFTVDKKGFAPNFSQENSWKQLPICENCAISLVAGREFIDKYLSKNFYGYKFYMIPCFTFKSIQDDIIEEIKDSGKNKFAKSLLTPEEEILDIIKDKNDIINLIFVFYKPKQGDYFDIVKYIEDVPPSWINNLFKTFDNVKQKPIFREEYLRILFGKKWVNDFTEASFNGKNLWKKGFNLGKLIRTFFPSSKKTGVYDKYFIDIIGDILSQTQINADFLIDSFLRELRNKHVNNESFSEVLYSLQSIYLLIFIYKLNLMKEGVKMNEKSEIGSNEPTQVKEFFENYEDAFNSSSKKAAFLEGVLVKFLLDVQMAQRDATPFRSKLSGLKLDEKKLQKLLPQIIAKLREYNISYRWLEQLTSEYLLKAENNGWNISKNEISYYFTLGLNLGGIFKVKGGAENE; encoded by the coding sequence ATGCTAAAAGCTGTTAAAGACTTAGGGGAATATGTAATTAAAAAAGAAAAATTAAGTTCAGAAGAAATTTTTTCCCAAAAAACAAAATTGGCTAATACCCAAACTGTACTTTGTGTTGTTTTTGAGATAAAAGGAAATGATCTAAGATATTTTAATGTACATACAGAAGAATATGAACCAGCAAAGTCAAATAAATACCTCTATCGGATATTTAACCATAGAAGATATGATTTAACGCCAACAGCTAAGATTAACGCAATAGAAAAAGTCAAAAAAAGATGGGATTTATGGTTTGGGGAATATTCTCAAAAGTATAGTTATGATCCACTTATAAGCTCTTTGAGGAAAGAATTTGAAGAAAATAAAGGCATTATATTTGAAGATGTTTCAAAAGAATTTAATGAATTACCTAAAGAGCAAAAGAGGAATGCTATACTTACATTAAAGATAAAAGAAAATTCTAATGAAAAATATGTTGGTGATTTTGCTATTTTTAAGAACATTTTCAGAGAGGAAGCCCGAAAAAAGTTTTTCACGCGCAAATATGGAAAAGAGATAGAATCACGAGGAATAGGAGAATGTAACCTTTGTAAATCTCAAGGTGAGGTTTATGGTTTTTCATCCCCTTTTTCGGTGTTCACGGTTGATAAGAAGGGTTTTGCACCTAACTTTTCACAGGAAAACTCTTGGAAGCAGTTACCAATATGTGAAAATTGTGCCATATCTTTGGTTGCAGGGCGTGAATTCATTGATAAATATCTATCAAAGAATTTTTATGGCTATAAATTTTATATGATTCCTTGTTTTACCTTTAAAAGTATTCAAGATGATATTATTGAAGAAATAAAAGATTCTGGGAAGAATAAATTTGCAAAGAGTTTATTGACTCCCGAAGAAGAAATACTTGATATTATAAAAGATAAAAATGATATAATAAATTTGATTTTTGTTTTTTACAAACCTAAACAAGGGGATTATTTTGATATTGTAAAGTATATAGAAGATGTTCCCCCTTCTTGGATTAATAACCTTTTCAAAACATTTGATAATGTTAAACAAAAGCCTATTTTTAGAGAGGAGTATTTAAGGATATTATTTGGAAAAAAATGGGTTAATGATTTTACTGAAGCATCTTTTAATGGAAAAAATTTGTGGAAAAAGGGATTTAATTTAGGTAAATTGATTAGAACATTTTTCCCTTCTTCAAAGAAAACAGGTGTTTATGATAAGTATTTTATTGATATTATTGGAGATATTTTGTCTCAAACACAAATAAATGCTGATTTTTTAATTGATTCTTTTTTAAGGGAATTAAGAAATAAACATGTTAATAATGAAAGCTTTTCTGAAGTCCTTTATTCTTTACAGTCTATTTACTTACTCATCTTCATTTATAAATTGAATTTAATGAAAGAGGGTGTTAAAATGAATGAAAAATCGGAAATTGGTTCAAATGAGCCTACACAAGTAAAGGAATTTTTTGAAAACTATGAGGATGCCTTCAATTCATCTTCTAAAAAGGCCGCATTCTTAGAAGGAGTTTTAGTTAAGTTCCTTTTAGATGTACAAATGGCACAAAGAGATGCAACTCCCTTCAGATCGAAATTGTCTGGTTTGAAACTTGATGAAAAAAAGTTACAAAAATTGTTGCCTCAGATTATAGCAAAATTAAGGGAGTACAACATTTCATACCGATGGTTAGAGCAGTTAACTTCTGAATATTTATTGAAAGCTGAAAATAATGGATGGAATATCTCAAAAAATGAAATAAGTTACTATTTTACTTTAGGACTTAATTTAGGGGGAATATTTAAAGTTAAAGGTGGTGCTGAAAATGAGTGA
- the cas6 gene encoding CRISPR-associated endoribonuclease Cas6, with translation MRLKISLASRNSEYKIPYNYNYQLSSLIYRKIADLDLASELHISSDFKFFTFSQIYVPRRRITKNGIISRDGNLHFYISSPNDYLIQSMVEAYLEDLEVNFRGDRLQVQEVELLKKPKFKKSAEFKTISPVMARIKRDDKIWDLNPGDLQFYTALQKNLLNKYRAFHGSYNGDEYLKIAPDMGSVKRKRITIKKDGVETYHRAYQMRFTAEGDPRLLEFMYDCGFGEKNSMGFGMVNLINYSY, from the coding sequence ATGCGCTTAAAAATAAGTCTGGCATCCCGGAACAGTGAATACAAAATTCCTTACAATTACAATTATCAACTTTCTTCGTTAATTTACAGGAAGATAGCAGACCTTGATCTAGCCAGCGAGCTCCATATTTCCTCTGATTTTAAATTTTTTACTTTTTCTCAGATTTACGTTCCCAGAAGAAGGATAACCAAGAACGGCATCATCTCAAGGGATGGTAATCTGCATTTTTACATTTCCTCTCCGAACGACTACTTGATTCAGAGTATGGTTGAAGCTTATCTCGAGGATCTTGAGGTTAACTTCCGGGGCGATAGGCTGCAGGTTCAGGAGGTTGAGCTTTTAAAGAAACCTAAATTCAAGAAAAGTGCAGAGTTCAAGACCATATCTCCTGTGATGGCAAGAATAAAAAGGGATGATAAAATATGGGATCTGAACCCTGGAGACCTTCAGTTCTATACAGCTCTCCAGAAGAACCTTCTGAACAAGTATAGGGCATTTCACGGTAGCTACAATGGTGATGAGTATTTGAAGATTGCTCCAGACATGGGATCTGTGAAACGCAAACGAATAACCATCAAGAAGGACGGCGTGGAAACTTACCACAGGGCTTATCAGATGCGCTTCACGGCTGAGGGGGATCCGAGACTTTTAGAATTTATGTATGATTGTGGATTTGGGGAGAAAAATAGTATGGGTTTTGGAATGGTTAATTTAATTAATTATAGTTATTAG
- a CDS encoding CRISPR-associated helicase/endonuclease Cas3, producing MSLLAKPDETLLEHTENTLKVFKSIKKSYSNVPDLCGVDDFWEHLFYSLFLHDFGKGATGFQEMLQSGSQSAPWKYRHEILSAGFISTLNYDKIYKEAIGLAIITHHKDINKLRERYNTFPSLPGKELYQKKLSELEPNFDEVASYFEYIPDWSNKYLGYKLDNFNKPSSIGDLNDVYKESVLPYFFNWEDEEYTILHGQYGIFLKGFVNACDHLASGSKYEILKGIEDMKSIYNFPELRKVQEQSSKVKGSAFLTSPTGSGKTEASLLWTDNNQNSTKSKRVFYLLPYTASINAMYQRLQNDFGNRDLVGLLHGKASYFLYKELSGNTTGYDSIKNSIRNIKGLNKKIYRPYKVLTPFQILKAFFGSKGFEMQLSEMANGLFILDEIHAYDAHTTSLILEILKILKNKYNANIFVMSATLPSFIKNLFKEHLDISTDIKMEKEELAKFTRHEVDVINGNIMNNLDLILDDLENDKKVLIVCNTVLRAQEVFEELEYETSNSALLHSRFMLRDREKIEKSLNNLDLLVGTQAIEVSLDIDYDVLYSEPAPIDALIQRFGRVNRKRRKEIAPVNVFSEGSESDKYIYNPEIVEKTVQSLENIGILDEDLIQKLVDDIYGKGYVGKDKEEFEIVQRNFESFNKGIVPFINDKNSEMEFYSLFNSYEVVPTKYKLEYLKELKEKRYFEAMSYILSISVGQFKKLENEDNVEFDKETYFVNMVYDEKLGLRLDLEESSFL from the coding sequence ATGAGTTTACTAGCGAAACCAGATGAAACGTTACTGGAACATACAGAAAACACTTTAAAAGTTTTTAAAAGTATTAAAAAATCTTACAGTAATGTTCCTGATTTGTGTGGAGTTGATGATTTTTGGGAGCACCTTTTTTATTCTTTATTTCTGCATGATTTTGGAAAAGGTGCTACTGGATTTCAGGAAATGCTCCAAAGTGGAAGTCAAAGTGCTCCCTGGAAGTACAGGCATGAAATTCTTTCTGCAGGATTTATATCTACACTAAATTATGATAAAATATACAAAGAGGCCATTGGACTTGCAATAATAACCCATCACAAGGATATAAACAAACTTCGTGAACGTTATAATACATTTCCAAGCCTTCCTGGAAAAGAATTATATCAAAAAAAATTATCAGAGTTAGAACCCAATTTTGATGAAGTGGCCTCTTATTTTGAGTATATACCTGATTGGAGCAATAAGTACCTCGGCTACAAATTGGATAATTTCAATAAACCATCATCTATAGGTGATCTAAATGATGTATACAAAGAATCTGTTCTGCCTTACTTTTTTAATTGGGAAGATGAAGAGTACACTATTCTCCATGGACAATATGGAATCTTTTTAAAGGGTTTTGTGAATGCATGTGATCATTTAGCTTCTGGTTCAAAATATGAAATTTTAAAGGGTATTGAAGATATGAAATCAATTTATAACTTTCCAGAGCTTCGAAAGGTTCAGGAACAATCTTCAAAAGTTAAGGGAAGTGCTTTCTTAACTTCCCCAACTGGAAGCGGTAAAACAGAAGCATCTCTTTTATGGACAGATAACAACCAGAATTCAACAAAATCCAAAAGGGTCTTTTATCTACTTCCCTACACTGCAAGTATAAATGCAATGTACCAAAGACTTCAAAATGACTTTGGAAATAGGGATTTAGTTGGTTTACTACATGGTAAAGCATCTTATTTTCTTTATAAAGAATTATCTGGCAATACTACCGGTTATGATTCAATAAAAAATAGTATTAGGAATATTAAAGGTTTGAATAAAAAAATTTACAGACCTTACAAAGTATTGACACCATTTCAGATATTAAAAGCATTTTTTGGTTCAAAAGGATTTGAAATGCAGCTTTCAGAAATGGCAAATGGTCTTTTTATTCTTGATGAAATTCATGCCTACGATGCACACACAACATCCTTGATACTGGAGATCCTCAAGATCCTGAAGAACAAATACAATGCAAATATATTTGTAATGTCTGCAACACTCCCTTCATTCATTAAAAACCTCTTTAAGGAACATTTAGACATTTCAACAGATATAAAAATGGAAAAAGAGGAACTTGCTAAGTTTACAAGACATGAAGTTGATGTGATAAATGGAAACATAATGAACAACCTTGATCTAATCTTAGATGATTTAGAAAATGATAAAAAGGTTTTAATTGTTTGCAACACTGTTTTGAGGGCACAAGAAGTTTTTGAAGAATTAGAATATGAAACTTCGAACAGTGCTTTACTTCACAGCAGGTTCATGCTGCGAGATAGGGAGAAAATTGAAAAGTCTTTAAATAATTTAGATTTGCTTGTTGGCACGCAGGCAATTGAAGTATCTTTGGATATAGATTATGATGTTTTATACTCAGAACCTGCACCTATTGATGCACTGATTCAAAGGTTTGGAAGGGTGAACCGGAAAAGAAGGAAAGAAATAGCTCCTGTAAATGTTTTTTCTGAAGGATCAGAAAGTGATAAGTACATATATAATCCTGAAATAGTTGAAAAAACTGTACAATCTCTTGAAAATATTGGGATTTTGGATGAAGATCTTATCCAGAAACTCGTTGACGATATTTATGGCAAGGGATATGTTGGAAAAGATAAAGAAGAATTTGAGATAGTTCAAAGGAACTTTGAATCATTCAACAAAGGCATAGTTCCATTCATAAATGATAAAAATAGTGAAATGGAGTTTTACTCTCTTTTTAATTCTTATGAAGTTGTTCCAACCAAATATAAACTGGAATATCTCAAAGAATTAAAGGAAAAAAGGTACTTTGAGGCTATGAGTTATATTCTTTCCATCAGTGTTGGCCAGTTTAAAAAGCTTGAAAACGAAGATAATGTGGAATTTGATAAAGAAACATACTTTGTAAATATGGTTTATGATGAAAAGCTCGGGTTAAGATTAGATTTGGAAGAAAGTTCATTTTTGTAA
- the cas5b gene encoding type I-B CRISPR-associated protein Cas5b — MKALRVLIKGWVTSFRYPAFISGFQPTLPVPPLSTIYGLISAAKGELVTPEDLSIGYVFKHKGKAVDLETIYELSGLKGKSNVIKREFLVDPEIYVYLDDLDYKKYFEHPNYPMLLGRSTDLVNITEIKEVELEKTTNVKLGKTILPFGLTGAYGTIQALPTHFTDTIPRKAAGTKPFILMDQFFDYSNECLYDEEMDWGVWFHR, encoded by the coding sequence ATGAAAGCGTTAAGAGTTCTGATTAAGGGTTGGGTAACATCTTTCAGGTACCCGGCTTTTATCAGCGGTTTTCAACCAACTCTTCCAGTTCCACCGTTGAGTACAATCTACGGATTAATATCTGCTGCTAAAGGAGAATTAGTCACTCCTGAAGATCTTTCGATTGGATATGTCTTCAAACATAAGGGGAAGGCTGTGGACCTTGAAACCATTTATGAACTATCTGGGTTAAAAGGTAAATCAAACGTTATAAAAAGAGAATTTCTGGTGGATCCTGAAATATACGTTTATCTGGACGATCTAGATTACAAAAAATACTTTGAACACCCTAATTATCCAATGCTACTTGGTCGTTCAACAGATCTTGTGAACATCACTGAAATCAAAGAAGTAGAGCTTGAAAAGACGACAAATGTAAAACTTGGAAAAACTATTTTACCCTTTGGTTTAACTGGAGCTTATGGGACCATTCAAGCATTACCAACCCATTTTACAGACACAATTCCACGGAAAGCAGCAGGTACAAAACCTTTCATATTGATGGATCAGTTTTTTGATTATTCAAATGAATGTCTTTATGATGAAGAGATGGATTGGGGAGTTTGGTTCCACAGATAG
- the cas7i gene encoding type I-B CRISPR-associated protein Cas7/Cst2/DevR, which produces MPKTVVGFMLVDAPHSALNNAGADAGDRTDNIVRVKSIRRGRKVYPYVSGQALRYWWRDTLAQKCGWNLSPIEREKKIAFTSANPIEYEDDDVFGYMRALKAKEGGTVTRISPLKNSPLISVIGQVPTQDFGVMARHEGDPVPYEHEFYSTVLKGIFSIDLDSLGVFYAAEKTGYKNMHPKLEEIAEEKGLSHEEETKKWSMPLDVRTKRAQDVIKVLPNLQGGAKLTSHLTDVSPKFIVLAAIDGGNHIFMNIAKEEDGEAVIDIDALKEVIMEYDDSLLTEVYIGRRKGFMDDLDEPLQKLNGENSKIHIGTIKEAVDQFSNKIPELMEE; this is translated from the coding sequence ATGCCAAAAACAGTAGTTGGATTTATGTTAGTGGATGCACCACATTCAGCTCTTAACAATGCTGGTGCAGATGCAGGAGATAGAACTGATAACATTGTAAGGGTTAAATCAATCCGAAGGGGAAGAAAGGTTTATCCGTATGTTTCAGGACAAGCTTTGAGGTACTGGTGGAGAGACACTTTAGCTCAAAAATGTGGATGGAATTTATCTCCAATAGAACGGGAGAAGAAAATTGCTTTCACAAGTGCAAACCCTATTGAATATGAGGATGATGACGTTTTTGGATATATGAGAGCTTTGAAAGCTAAAGAAGGAGGAACAGTAACAAGAATATCTCCTTTAAAAAACTCACCATTGATTTCAGTTATAGGGCAAGTTCCAACTCAGGATTTTGGTGTCATGGCTCGTCATGAAGGTGATCCAGTACCTTATGAACATGAATTTTATTCAACAGTTCTTAAAGGGATATTTTCCATTGATCTTGATAGTTTAGGGGTGTTTTATGCAGCTGAAAAAACAGGTTATAAAAATATGCACCCAAAACTTGAGGAAATAGCTGAAGAAAAGGGTTTATCCCATGAGGAAGAAACTAAAAAATGGTCCATGCCTTTGGATGTAAGAACAAAAAGAGCTCAAGATGTGATTAAAGTTCTTCCAAATTTACAGGGTGGAGCTAAATTAACTTCTCATTTAACTGATGTATCTCCAAAATTCATAGTTCTTGCTGCAATTGACGGTGGTAACCACATCTTCATGAACATAGCAAAAGAAGAAGATGGAGAAGCAGTAATTGACATTGACGCACTTAAAGAAGTTATAATGGAATATGATGATTCTTTACTCACCGAAGTTTATATAGGTCGTAGAAAAGGATTCATGGATGATTTAGATGAACCTCTTCAAAAATTGAATGGAGAAAATAGTAAAATACACATAGGAACAATTAAGGAAGCTGTAGATCAGTTTTCAAATAAAATTCCAGAGCTGATGGAAGAATGA
- the cas8a1 gene encoding type I-B CRISPR-associated protein Cas8b1/Cst1 has protein sequence MSEVIYKFTGNPFVDAGIWALSQWIGKKPEELNEDDLKGVIDDITSVYLNKKWSKNLFSVFPNNPLTNPAVKDKKERYSTFLIELVEEIDLNEDTSGDCISCGRRNKVKRWGKDKIPLTGSKKFVNYFSYGIDGADYCPACTFAVQFVPIGMYACGNMLLLHSNSVKVMKYWSKKSVENVKKQILSRDFTGCFNEGYKNPVNALFHVIQDIILHYNERWYLEKPSIDFYHFTNYNQGPDLNIYHVPTSVFTFLAYIPQHEKYAEWLKVVRRGYRYVNWEKIKEEEDYKNNPNLVYNNLLEGKSIIGFFIDRKNKEAIGGWDLIKNYLKEVRKMDEKRLNVIKTVADELAEYIETADDIKTLKKLETASNYKNYRNILRIIIKKRIENGIEDPLFTFDDYANYLFPDSLKWRETQDLILFRIYEKLGSWIIKQGKEDEILTSDEIKNEIQEEE, from the coding sequence ATGTCTGAAGTGATATATAAGTTTACAGGTAATCCTTTTGTGGATGCTGGAATCTGGGCTTTAAGTCAATGGATTGGAAAAAAACCAGAAGAATTGAATGAGGACGATTTGAAAGGAGTAATTGATGACATTACAAGTGTTTATTTAAATAAAAAATGGTCCAAAAATTTATTTTCAGTTTTTCCTAATAATCCTCTCACTAACCCTGCTGTAAAAGATAAAAAAGAGCGTTATTCTACATTTTTAATTGAATTAGTTGAAGAAATAGATTTGAATGAAGATACCTCTGGTGATTGTATATCTTGCGGTCGGAGAAATAAGGTAAAAAGATGGGGCAAGGATAAAATACCTTTAACTGGTTCAAAAAAGTTTGTAAACTATTTTTCTTATGGTATTGATGGTGCTGATTATTGTCCAGCTTGTACATTTGCAGTACAATTTGTTCCTATTGGGATGTATGCATGTGGAAATATGCTTCTTCTCCATTCAAATTCTGTGAAAGTAATGAAATATTGGTCTAAAAAGTCTGTTGAAAATGTAAAAAAGCAGATCTTATCTCGAGACTTCACAGGATGTTTCAATGAAGGATATAAAAATCCTGTTAATGCCCTTTTTCATGTAATCCAAGATATAATATTGCATTATAATGAAAGATGGTACCTTGAAAAGCCTTCAATAGATTTTTATCATTTCACTAACTACAATCAAGGGCCTGATCTGAATATATACCATGTGCCAACTTCAGTCTTCACTTTTTTGGCTTACATACCCCAACACGAGAAATATGCAGAATGGCTAAAAGTAGTGAGAAGAGGTTACCGTTATGTGAACTGGGAAAAGATAAAAGAAGAAGAAGACTATAAAAACAATCCAAATCTGGTTTATAACAACCTTTTAGAGGGAAAATCAATTATAGGATTTTTTATTGATAGGAAAAACAAGGAAGCAATAGGGGGATGGGATTTAATTAAAAATTATCTGAAAGAGGTGCGAAAAATGGATGAAAAAAGATTAAATGTGATAAAAACAGTTGCAGATGAACTTGCGGAATATATAGAAACTGCTGATGATATCAAAACTTTGAAAAAACTTGAAACAGCCAGTAATTACAAAAATTATCGTAATATACTTAGAATTATTATCAAAAAAAGGATAGAAAATGGTATTGAGGATCCCTTATTTACATTTGATGATTATGCCAATTATCTTTTCCCAGATAGTTTAAAATGGCGTGAAACTCAGGATTTGATTTTATTTAGGATTTACGAAAAATTGGGTTCTTGGATTATTAAACAGGGAAAAGAAGATGAAATATTAACATCTGATGAAATAAAAAATGAAATTCAGGAGGAAGAATAA
- a CDS encoding GIN domain-containing protein, translated as MKKSYYVILGVLICLVVAASGCVNQGNQSGNQSTGSANQTNVQGVTSVVLNGPGTLIIQQGDKDSFTIEADSSMMSKINTQVSGNALVINNLNSASNGAVKFKLTLKSLDSVALHGNCEGNVTGLSTSKLTSTVDAGTLYLAGTSTDHTATVNGAGSINAHDLKTQTATVTINGGGSAIVNVATTLNAIVNGGGSIKYLGNPTLNKQINGMGTVTPTS; from the coding sequence TTGAAGAAAAGTTATTATGTTATTTTGGGAGTGCTGATCTGTCTTGTTGTGGCAGCATCAGGGTGTGTGAATCAAGGAAATCAGTCCGGAAATCAGAGCACAGGTTCTGCAAACCAGACAAATGTTCAGGGGGTTACATCGGTTGTCCTGAACGGTCCTGGAACCCTGATCATCCAGCAGGGTGATAAGGATTCATTCACGATTGAGGCCGATAGCAGCATGATGTCCAAGATCAACACCCAAGTTTCTGGAAATGCACTGGTTATAAACAACCTGAACTCTGCCAGCAACGGGGCTGTGAAGTTCAAATTAACGCTCAAAAGTCTGGACAGTGTTGCGCTCCATGGAAATTGTGAAGGGAACGTAACCGGCCTCAGCACCAGCAAACTCACAAGCACTGTGGATGCAGGTACCTTGTACCTTGCAGGTACATCAACGGACCACACTGCAACTGTGAATGGAGCAGGTTCCATCAACGCACATGATCTGAAGACACAAACCGCAACCGTTACAATCAACGGTGGAGGTTCAGCCATCGTGAACGTTGCAACCACACTCAATGCCATTGTTAATGGAGGAGGTTCAATAAAGTATCTGGGCAATCCAACCTTGAACAAACAGATTAATGGTATGGGCACTGTTACACCGACCAGCTGA